Genomic window (Podarcis muralis chromosome 9, rPodMur119.hap1.1, whole genome shotgun sequence):
accttgctgacccctgctctaaccattaTGCTGCACAACCTTTCCCTCCATATTGGTTCCTGGTGTCTTCAGCCATGATGGTGACTGTTGATGATTATCTTCGTTGCCAGTTGCTACACGCTATCATTGTGTGAGCCGCTTTCCTTTTCTAATTGAAAAGCAGCGCAGAAatttttaattaccgtattttttgctccataacactcactttttccctcctagaaagtaaggggaaatgtctgtgcgtgttatggagggaatgcctacgggtggcgggggggatctgctgcagtcgtgagcagaggatccatggttccccttccttccctcctccgtggctcgctttgaaacagcaaagcgggagaagagccgctgagtggggaggagagagggacagagagcctgcttgctttaaaggagcaaagcaggagaggagaggagccgcttacacgagtgtaagcggctcctgtccggttggctcctttaaagcaagcaggctctctgtccctctctcctccccactcagctggctaaatagcagcaaagtttttcagctcgctaagctggggaggtgggagagaagcagagcctgcttgctttaaaggagcgggagaggagagtagccttctcctcttatacccctcttctgaaTTATTagtagcatccttctccacacaccccacgcgtgctccttgtcccttgagtgcttttccttccctccccacttaaaacatggttacaaagcatggatccacatggatcctcaggattttggcactgggctaccccaaattcaccgtcaaatcacatgtctgtggccacagcatgaaccacaaaaatcatacatccactgtttcgtttagattttttttttcttgttttcctcctctaaaaactgtgcgtgttatggtcgggtgcgtgttatagagcgaaaaatacgggtaagtAATTAAGTTCCTGCCTTGGGTGACAAGGATCAGACAAAtctgtggaggaggagagggctgtggaTGGCTGCTAGCCAGAATGCCtctgctctgcaatgcttctgaatcacagttgctggaaactacaggaggggagagggatccCGTGTGCGaattctgcttgcgggtttcctattgggacatctggtcagccactgtgagatcagggtgctggactagatgccccccccctttggcctgctcctgctgctgctggtctCTTCTCATGCTGTTCAATCCATACTCCATTGATGGGAGTCCATGTGGCAGAGGCAAGAGGCGGCCAGAACCCCCATCAGGGACCCTACAGAGCTGTGATCCCCTTTGCCCAAAGCTGGAAAGGGCCCAGAACTCAGAACAACCTATGGTGTCTGCAGAAGCCCCCAGATTCCCTCCAGGGCATCTTTGGCTCCTTGGAGatcctgggaagctgctgccacgCCCCCACCCCCAGAGTAGGTGTCCCaggctgggtggaccaatggtgtgaGCTGCGGGGGACCGGCTCCCTAAGCTACGCCAGCCTGCAGGCAGGACCCTTCACCTTGTCCCTGCAGCCCATGCCAGCCTCGGGTGCTGAGTATCATTTCCTCCCAGAGCTGGTGCTGGGACCCACAGCTTCCctcccatttccttccctcccagaacTGAAAAACCAAGGAAGATCCTTCCTTTCTCACCCCAGTCCCCCTGCATCCCTTTCGGGGATCAGGGAGGGCACGGGCACGGGAGCGTTCGTTGGCACCAGTGCCGTGCCTGAGGACCAGGCGCAGAGCTAGGCCGCAGGACGTCCCCAAGGGGGGCTGttccttgctccccccccccacctcaagaGCTGATTCTGAGAGGTGCGCTCCGTTTCCCCCGCAGAAAATGACGTCCCGCGTGACCTTGGCGAAGTCCCGGGCGGAGAGGTCGCGCCCGCCCACGGTGCCCCTCCCCCAGGTGGAGATCGTCCCGGGACGCCTGACGGAAGGAGACTGGTTCTCCCTGCTGGGCTTTGAGGAGGCCGAGGATCACGTGGGTGACATCCTGGCAGGGTTGATGGATCAGGTCTTGGATGAGTGCTTCAAGGTCTATTTGGAGAGGCAGGTGAGTCGGTCTTTGGGCAGCGCTGCCTTCCAGGGTGAGGAGACCGCTGTTCGGGGCCTTGGTTGCGTGCCAGAAGCCCTTCGGTTTCAAACTCCAGGCCTCTCACCTTCTAGGAAAGAGAGGAGGGCTGAGCAGCGtcagaaactcaggtatataagctaggGGGCATTTGGGGGCAAATATtacttttcaaatgatggactgtgtGGTTGATTCTCTTCTGCTTTATTTCTCAGTGATGGCCCACTTTGTCCAGCTGGGTTCACCTTCGGAGAAGGCagtattgttgctgctgtttctgtttttaataggtcatagatagatagatagatagatagatagatagatagatagttttaatgccgtttgcattttaataaaaaatcatttatttataccctgccctccccagccagagccgatctcagggcggctaacagcagtaaaattacagtaaaaacataatagggaaaaaaccaccaatttaaaatacaggttaaaatgcaatttaaaatgcagcctcattttaatagtagcccatagatcaaaagcataaggagagggaaacacaagggtcagactgagtccaagccaaaggccaggcggaacagctctgtcttgcaggccctgcggaaagatgtcaagtccggcagggccctagtctcttgggacagagcgttccaccaagtcggggccagtacagtgttacctcgcaagacgaatgccttgcaagacggaaaactcgcaagacgaaagggttttttgagctgcttcgcaagacgatttcccctatgggcttgcttcgcaagatggaaacgtcttgcaagtttgtttcctttttcttaacaccgttaatacagttgcgacttgactttgaggagcaactcatagaacgcggtgtggtagccttttttgaggtttttgaagactttggtgatttttgaagcttttccaaaacttttccgacaccgtgcttcgcatgacggaaaaaatcgcaagatgacaaaactcgcggaacgaattaatttcgtcttgcgaggcaccactgtactgaaaaggccctggccctagttcaGACCAACCTTAGCACCTTGTGAagtgggacctccaaaatgttgtcatttgtggaccttaaggtcctccacggggtaTATCTGGAGAGgctgtcccgtaggtacaagggtcctaggccgcatagggctttaaaggttaatactggcaccttaaacctgaccctgtactctactgGGAGCTTCCTAATGATTATCATTCTTTGCTTTTAGCTTTTTCTCTCGCTTTCTCTGTAAGACACCCtgaaaaacacaagataaaaataaagataaatggATGGTCACCTGTTATGTGTGATCTggtggagattcctgcatagccaggggttgaactaaatgactGGATgacttgggggtcccttccaactccaccatcCTGTGTTTCTATCAAATAGAATAAGAATAATAGGCACCGAACACGTTTCGGTTCTTAGCCCAGCCGTTGCAAACAGCTTGGAATCAGAGAACTGCAGAGATGGAAGGGccccccgagggccatctagtccggcccgctgcaatgcaggaatcccagcattTTTTGCAGGCACCGAAAGGGATGGGCTGAAGGTGTCCATCCTGTGTCAAGGAGCCTGAACAGCCTGGCCTTTTGAAAGAGGCCAACCAGGTGTGCATGTGCCACGGGTGCAAATCTCGCCCCTCAGCCTGAgcttcctgcctgcctgggctGTTTGTGGGagagcacagtgtgtgtgtgtgtgtgtgtgtgtgtgtgtgtgtgtgtgtgtttctctttctctccttttccccccaatttttttattgatttcccaaatttataaacaaacaaaaaaacataaatcctaactgtaatagttccacttttgttaacattattaagtgacttcctcaaatccccctggctgagtttcaatatatatcattgtaacagttttccaaaactaatttctcatAACATTTACTTAGTCAaggaacatctttctttcttttcatattaactttaaacatattatcctataacatcacatatttaaatcctgaGCCAATCTGGTAATTGCAAacatttctatttaagttatcttagcatatttagcaaaatagtctttgaatttcatccattccccTCTCCTTGGGGTTTCCagacaggctggggggggggtgaggccgAGATCCTTGAAGGGgaccctgccagcctctccccccccctcctgctcaCCCTccgctctgccccctccccagtgcATCCCCTACGTCATCACCCAGGCCCGGGACGCCATGCTGCAAATCATCGAGTGGCGCTTCCTGGTGCGAGACGAGGGCGAGGCCGGGGTGCCCGCGGAGCCCACCTGGCAGGAGGACGAGGAGCCTGTGGCCGGCATCACCGACTCCTGGGCCCAGGGCTCTGTGCCTGTGCTGCAAGCCATGCCGCGCCCGGAGGAGCCAGAGGTAGGAGGGCAGGGGGGCTGGCACACCGGTCAGGCTGGCAAGGGGCGGCCTCgtcctgctggggctgatgaagtcGAGATCCTTCCAATAATGCTTTGGGGGGGGAGATCAGGGAGGCATCCAGAGGAGGGCTGGGTGGACCGGGGCCCCAGAGGACAGATCCTGCCAGGAGGGCAGAAGGGACAGGGAGTGCTTGGCCCGCAGAGAAGGCTGATGATAGGGCTGGGTGGCATatcgatatattgtccaaaaccataTCATGACCTCCGTTTCATCATTTttgacctaccgtatttttcgtcccataggacgctccgtcccataggacgcacctagttttttgggggggaaataaagggaaaatttttttccgttatttcccccccaaaagcaggtcggggaaaccgaaccaggtcgaggaacagcgggatggcggcgctgcgcctccctgctgtcccccgagcttgtggggctggccaacgtctgcccggcgcgaggggcgctctgcttcagggtgccccgcccgccgggcggcaggctgctatctgcagcgtgcggagccctgcggggaactcctgcagggctccccacgctgcggatgtccgtccggcgcgcggggcgctctgcttcagggcgccccgcccaccgggcggcaggctgctatccgcagcctagacatccctgcgggacctcccgcagggctgcctaagCTGTGGATGCTTTCCCGAAGCgctgggcgctctgctttcagggcccccgacgctccgggaagcaggctactatccgcagcctagacagccctgcgggacctcctgcagggctgcctaggctgcggatgtgttcccgaagcctggagagcgagaggggtcggtgcgcactgacccctctcgctctccaagcttcagcgaaagcctgcatttgccccataggacgcacccagatttccccttcatttttggaggggaaaaagtgcgtcctatagggcgaaaaatacggtataccttggatcctgaacgccgcAGACCCGGAAGTGActcttccggtttgcgaacgttctttggaacataaacgtctgatggggcttccatggcttctgattggctgcaggagctttctgcagccaatcggaagccgcgccttggtttccagacgttaaacggattccattcgacttccgaggtacgactgtattgcaaATCATACATGTGCGCTatccaaaaatcacaatgcaggaaatAGCGTGGATCCAGCCAGAGCCTTTGCGTAGCTCCATCCTTGtgtcagacattgtgatatatcagtatattgcagTGTTCAGCTGGTGATATAATTGAAAACCAATTTTGCCCCTCCCTAGCGCACGATGGGCTTAGTTCCTAGCAGGCTGAAGGTCTCCCTGGGATGTTGCGGCAAATGTGGCATGGCAGCGTCCTCCAGGGAGGGCCGGATCTCCGTGGTGGAGCTGAAGGCTTCGGGTTCAGGCCCCAGTGGCAGCATCTCTGGTTAGAGCTGGGAGAAACCCCCTGCAAATACTGCGCAAGATGGACTCTGTATACCTGGCCCGGAGGCTGCAGTTCCTCCTGCCCTAGAGGCTGGTGTAGTTGACTGCCAAGGTCCCAGCAGAATGACTTCATTTCAAAGAGGAAGTGAGCAGGTGGCCTTGGCTGTAAAAGAGCCGCAAGCTACCTTGTTCACCTCCTCCTGGACCTACAGCGTTCTAGCAGCGGCACAAGCCTTGAAAATCCCTCCCCATTTGGCACAGCCCTCCAGCAAAAGTCCACGCTTTGCCCTTTCACCTGAAGTGCCTCCATCCCTCTGCAGTTTGCCAACCCCGGACAGAGCAGTCgggttgggaatgtcccctgcctgactCCCTGGAAagcccctgcctggttccctgtaacttggcttctcgcagggagggaaccagcagaaggccctcggagctggaccccggtgtccgggcaGATGTCTTGATTCTGCTCTTCCAACCCCCAGTTTTGAGGCTAACCTTAGAGTCACAGGACCATAGAGTTGAAAGAGTTCCCTGAGAGTCAtcaagttcaaccccctgcagtgcaggaatctcggctcaagcatccctgacccaTGGCCACCTGACCTCGGcttaaaacccccaaggaaggggagtccgcCTCcccccaagggagactgtttcactgtcaaaacagctctgCTACCATAGCAGCAAAGCCTAGTCTTTcaaaacattgcaaaaaaaaacaaccccatgaattttttattttatgttgtaaaaTGCCCTGTTGTTTCTCGAGGAAGGGCGGTGTAcacaattaataaataataatgttattataaCCAGTCAGCTTCTCCCACCCAGTCCAACAGGCTGGCTTCTAGCCCCTTGGCTTGTGTTCTTCAATGTTTTTAATTGGTTATTCAAAAGGAACGTGAGACTACAGCACCCCTTAGTAAGCAACTTCCCCTCCTCACCCAATTTCCCCAAACCGGAGGGTCCTATGGAGAAGCATTTTCCCAAGGTTCAAATGCAACTCTGGTGGATGCCATTGTAATGGACGTAGTGCCATGAAACTGTCTCTTCCCAGCTTAAGGCTTTAACTTCCTTGGTCCgtttccctgaaagcttttttcTCCAATGCGACCTTTGCGAGTGTTCCAGAGATTTCCAGTTTGGGCCAACAAGTTCTCGGGCGTTTCCTGAAAGAAGAGCGATCGGTGCTTCTTATCTCAGATGGACATTGTCATTTTTAAAGGTCGCTAACAATgttcaagggatgcgggtggcgctgtgctctaaaccacagagcctagggcttgccgatcagaaggttggcagttcaaatccccgtgacggggtgagctcctgttgtttggtcccagctcctgccaacctagcagtttgagagcacactagtgcaagtagataaataggtaccactctggcggaaaggtaaacagcgtttccgtgcactgctctggtttgccagaagcggcttagtcatgctggccacatgactcggaagctgtacgccagccccctcggcctatagagcgagataagcacgcaaccccagagtcgtccgcgactggacctaatggtcaggggtccctttacctaacaaTGTTCAAATTTTGGGGTGCTGATCTTGTGGCCCGTCGGCTGACCTGGCCAACATCTCTCCTCCAGGTTCCCAGACTCCCAGAGGAAGTTCCTCAACTCCCGGAGGAGTCCCCCGTTGCCAAAGAGGAGCCCGCAGGCCCCTCCGATATTGCTGCTCAGGGCTTCCCCCTGGGGACCCCCAGGTGGGAGGCAGAGAAGCTGGCCCAGGAGTCCTTGAAGGAGGTACGGCCCGCCAGGTCCCGCAGCAGCAAGGCGGGGCTGAAGTCCGGAACCCACCTGGTGTCCATCGCCCCCCTGCCGTCCTGCAAGAGCAGGCTGGGCCCCCAGGCCTACTACGGGCCCCTGCAGGTGTCCCGGCTGAGCGACATCGTGAAGCCGCTGGCCGGCTCGGAGAAGGAGCTGCTCCTGCGCCAGCtctcccagatgcctgtggaggaGGCCTTGCGCCCGTGTCTCCTGCCGCTCTCCTGCAGCAACCTGCTGCGGATCCAGCTGGGCCGCCCGCCCAACACCCGGGACGTCTTCTACGACCAGGCGGGCAACATCACCGCCGCGCCGCGCCTGGAGCCGGCCAGCCTGCCCAAGCGCTGGGTCAAGCCCTCGGCCGAGGTGGTGGACCCAGAGGTGGagtcgcagcagcaggaggccctgaaGACCGTCTCGGGGCGCAGAGCCCCCAAGCTGCCCAGGGGCCCAGCCGAGAAGGGCAGCACCCACGGCGAAAGGCTGCTGGGCGTGCGGAGGAGCCTGGCGGAGAAAGCTGCCCAGCCTCCCAGCCCGGCCGGAGGGGTCCTGCAGCCCACCAGCTTCGTCTTCGTCAAGCCCAACTTGCTGACCCAGACGGTGCAGCTGGCCACGGGGGTGACCCTCCGGTGTGTGGGTGGCGTCCGGGAGAAGGTCTCTCCCCATGCGCACCAGGAGGAGGCCAAGGAGGGGTCGGGGAACCTCCACCCCA
Coding sequences:
- the C9H2orf81 gene encoding uncharacterized protein C2orf81 homolog isoform X2; amino-acid sequence: MLGGGGDPGAAMLGKMTSRVTLAKSRAERSRPPTVPLPQVEIVPGRLTEGDWFSLLGFEEAEDHVGDILAGLMDQVLDECFKVYLERQCIPYVITQARDAMLQIIEWRFLVRDEGEAGVPAEPTWQEDEEPVAGITDSWAQGSVPVLQAMPRPEEPEVPRLPEEVPQLPEESPVAKEEPAGPSDIAAQGFPLGTPRWEAEKLAQESLKEVRPARSRSSKAGLKSGTHLVSIAPLPSCKSRLGPQAYYGPLQVSRLSDIVKPLAGSEKELLLRQLSQMPVEEALRPCLLPLSCSNLLRIQLGRPPNTRDVFYDQAGNITAAPRLEPASLPKRWVKPSAEVVDPEVESQQQEALKTVSGRRAPKLPRGPAEKGSTHGERLLGVRRSLAEKAAQPPSPAGGVLQPTSFVFVKPNLLTQTVQLATGVTLRCVGGVREKVSPHAHQEEAKEGSGNLHPMCLRVPTPSREHILQQPKPLPRLRPGAAL
- the C9H2orf81 gene encoding uncharacterized protein C2orf81 homolog isoform X3, with translation MTSRVTLAKSRAERSRPPTVPLPQVEIVPGRLTEGDWFSLLGFEEAEDHVGDILAGLMDQVLDECFKVYLERQCIPYVITQARDAMLQIIEWRFLVRDEGEAGVPAEPTWQEDEEPVAGITDSWAQGSVPVLQAMPRPEEPEVPRLPEEVPQLPEESPVAKEEPAGPSDIAAQGFPLGTPRWEAEKLAQESLKEVRPARSRSSKAGLKSGTHLVSIAPLPSCKSRLGPQAYYGPLQVSRLSDIVKPLAGSEKELLLRQLSQMPVEEALRPCLLPLSCSNLLRIQLGRPPNTRDVFYDQAGNITAAPRLEPASLPKRWVKPSAEVVDPEVESQQQEALKTVSGRRAPKLPRGPAEKGSTHGERLLGVRRSLAEKAAQPPSPAGGVLQPTSFVFVKPNLLTQTVQLATGVTLRCVGGVREKVSPHAHQEEAKEGSGNLHPMCLRVPTPSREHILQQPKPLPRLRPGAAL
- the C9H2orf81 gene encoding uncharacterized protein C2orf81 homolog isoform X1, yielding MATRLLAASRGARPSLREVSSTFLSLAKMTSRVTLAKSRAERSRPPTVPLPQVEIVPGRLTEGDWFSLLGFEEAEDHVGDILAGLMDQVLDECFKVYLERQCIPYVITQARDAMLQIIEWRFLVRDEGEAGVPAEPTWQEDEEPVAGITDSWAQGSVPVLQAMPRPEEPEVPRLPEEVPQLPEESPVAKEEPAGPSDIAAQGFPLGTPRWEAEKLAQESLKEVRPARSRSSKAGLKSGTHLVSIAPLPSCKSRLGPQAYYGPLQVSRLSDIVKPLAGSEKELLLRQLSQMPVEEALRPCLLPLSCSNLLRIQLGRPPNTRDVFYDQAGNITAAPRLEPASLPKRWVKPSAEVVDPEVESQQQEALKTVSGRRAPKLPRGPAEKGSTHGERLLGVRRSLAEKAAQPPSPAGGVLQPTSFVFVKPNLLTQTVQLATGVTLRCVGGVREKVSPHAHQEEAKEGSGNLHPMCLRVPTPSREHILQQPKPLPRLRPGAAL